acaagaataacaatgttatgtgcacaatagaacaatgacagtgactaatgacgacaaagtcaagtaaaccaGTGTGgggaattatgtccttaaagcaaccgctacaACACTAACAATTTTTCGGAACTgtaaattaaatgaaattaaattaattacattaatatatcgcttttctctagtgactcaaagcgcttttacatagtgaaacgcaatacctaagtaacatttaaaccagtgtgggtggcagtgggagcagacagggtaaagtgtcttgcccaaggacacaacggcagtgactaagatggtggaagcgaggatcgaacctggaaccctcaagttgctggcacggccactctaccaaccaagctataccgccccggtatctaattttgaaatgatcatatcccggctgaactaccgttatcagttataaaggtattcgaaaagaacatgctgctcagtggccttgtggttagagtgtccgccctgagatcgctaggttgtgagtttaaacccagagtcataccaaatattataaaaaatgggacccattacctccctgcttggcactcagcatcaaaggttagaattgggggttaaatcaccaaaatgattcccgagcacggccaccgctgctgctcactgctcccctcacctcccagggggtgaacaaggggatgggtcaaatgcagaggacaaattcccccacacctcgtgtgtgtgtgtgtgtgtgtgtgtgtgacaatcattggtactttaagttaaTGATTTATTAATGTCTTTTGACATACCAGATCCATTTAATGacgacttgacatgaaattattacatatggcacctttaaactttgacaaccctaattactgtaccgtatttttcggactataagtcccagtttttttcatagtttggccgggggtgcgacttatactcaggagcgacttatgtgtgaaattattaacacattaccgtaaaatatcaaataatattatttagctcattcacgtaagagactagacgtataagatttcatgggatttagcgattaggagtgacagattgtttggtaaacgtatagcatgttctatatgttatagttatttgaatgactcttaccattacatgttacgttaacataccaggcacgttctcagttggttatttatgcctcatataatgtacacttattcagcctgttgttcactattctttattttaaattacctttcaaatgtctattcttggtgttgggttttatcaaataaatttccccaaaaaatgtgacttatactccagtgcgacttatatatgttttgttccttctttattatgcattttcggccggtgcgacttatactccgaaaaatacggtaattgtttgcAGCGCAGGCTGTTGTAAcgttttctttattctttatatTTCTTTCCAAAAGtgcgtttttctttttaaaaaggcatgttacatgttaaaaatgtttttttaatgattgaaTGGATTTCAGCCACATGTGAATGCTTTGTCTTACTAGTAATAATGGGCAACTTGGGCTTCCATCTCTCCAGCAGCATCAGTCCCAGGAGGGACACACTCAACAGGAAGAGAGGGCGCAGGGAGGTGGATGACAGGAgcctgggggggaaaaaaaacatcctacttgattaaaaaaaaaacagattaaaaAGAATCCCTACAGAGTGGGGTTACATAACTACCTGGTTAAAGACTGACAGCCATGTTGCCTAAACACACATTGTCACCAAACATGTCAGTGACAGCTGACAAGGCCCGAGTATTGCTTTAGCCTCAATAAAGATAATCAAACTTGGTTTTGTAAacatactttcttttttttacgtTCATTTAATTTCACGCATATTTGGTCATCATTATGAGCGTACACTCGCCACGAGCTATGTTAGCATGCGGCTAAAGACATGGGATTAAGCAGCCTTATCGTGACTTCCACGTCCACGCTGGCGTTAGCTTGCACATCATTACCGAGCCTATCAGACAGGCGACATCTTGCCTTTAGACACAACCATACCAGAATAAGGTGTTCAGCGTGAGAGCCACCGAGATGCTATACAGCGGCCTCTCCCACACGAGCAGCTGCTGAAGCCACAGTAGCGCGGGCTCGTACGGCGACAGCCAGCCCGCTAGACGCTCCCGCAGTCGGTCGAGCTCCGGGTTCTCGTCGCCGCAAGAGTGCGCCGACGTGCCGGCGGGGAACAGCGCCTCCAGGCCGACCGAAGAGGAGGTGAGCGAGGGGCGTCTTCGTGACTCCTCTGCGGTCGCCATATTTATTTGCTCcactttgttgtgttgttttggaGATCACGGGGTAGGTGGCGAGATCGGGGTGAAAAGCCCGGCATTCCGAACAAACAACTTCCGGgtgtaccttcaaaataaaacacacatgttaaaaaaaaaccacaaaaaaaaaacctccgtgTCCGTTCAAATTATAATACAACATTTCACTGTAAAATCACAATCAAGGGCCAACTGCTGGTGTGTATTTTTCACCtaacacattagaatgcaaattTAACAGGCAAGCAATGATGACTTCCGGTAAAACAACGGCAAACTCAGGAGGCCCGTTCCAAATGGTCACGTGCTTCCCTCTTCACGTAGAGTACTGTACAGACAAATACACACTAAAGCCCCATTCTACCATCGTGTGGACAAAAATAGTATTGCATGAAAGAGCACTGTTGAGCAACTGTTGCCACACATGTAACACTTTATTTTCAGTATTTCTTATAACATGCTGCAAGAAATTCAAATGGAACTCTGAACCAAGTTTCATTGTATTttgtgtgcaatgacaataaactccttctatgccacatcaatatggaatgcactcccaacaggtgtaaaagaaagggcatctctatcctccttcaaaaccgcactaaaacaacacctccagtcaacctcaacccttgactaacaccctcctccttccacatcccacttccccggattgtaaataaccaaatgtaaataatcaaatgttcttatgctttctgaactcactatgttctctgctcgctgtacatatactaccaagtcagtcctacactgtttcaatgcccatttctctgatgatgcaattgttgatgactgaagtgctgatatcaactaaacgctcctcatcccaccccccggattgtaaatattgtacataatgtaaataattcaatgtaaatactctgatgattaacttgtgggatgactgtattatgcttatAGTATAtacttgtaccatgaattgatttaagtggaccccgacttaaacaagttgaaaaacttatttgggtgttaccatttagtggtcaattgtacggaatatgtactgtactgtgcaatctactaataaaagttacaatcaatcaatcaaataaacGCATCCAATCATGTTGGTTATTTCAGAAATATTTTCAATCATTACTAACTAAAAGATATTGcattttcttatatatgtgttttaaATTATTGCTGAAAATACTGTACAACACGCTTCACAATACAATAcagtttattaataaatatacaacaaCACAGAACAAGAAGTGCAATATTGATCAATTCGATCAAAAGTAGCAAAATGAAAAGAGAGAACAGAACTGTTTTGCGGAGTCTGTAAGGTTCGATCACAGTCCATTCTATCATCTCCATGTAAACAGCAGCACTGAGCTGGGCAATTGTTCTTCTTCTACATGTCACTCATAAGGTTATTTCTGAAAATAAATAGGAGAAATATATACGTAAAAAATCAGAAGGAAATCCAATCTAATTGCATGAAAAATGTTCGGAGCAGAAGCAGGTGGGCCATTCCACCGAAACAGTgacatttgctaaaaaaaaaaaaaacttaaaaggtgctcctttttttttttatacccaaaATCTGATAATCTatacatccatccacccatccatgcacccatccatttcctaccgcttgtcccgttcggggttgcgggggttgctggagcctatcaaaaTGTGAATTGGCCCAtctgatttatatttatattaatgtatatttattaaatatgcaGTCAGATCAATGTGCGGGACACTTGGCTTAGCAAAAAATATAATTCACAGTTAATTTTTTTCGTAATTCTATTTCCGTTGATGCAAACAACACCGATACGGTGGAATGGCCCACATATAATCATGCCTGTACGGTCGTCCCTCGCCATATCGCGCTTCAAATAATGATGCGTCACCACATCACaggtttttttttaggttttatatatatatatatatatatatatatatatatatatatatatatatttcttaagcATATTTACCAATTTTTGGGTCTTAAAttcagcattttcaagcataaacatttttaaataaactaaaaatatcaatgctACAGTAGTGTTGGCCACGAGAGaagaccaaaccaatcaaagCGCGCTGTTCAGTGTCATAgccgctgattggctcagcctcaggcagcattactatatcggattaaaagagtgtaaaggtgttatttcatgtttggaGGGCTcccataatacatttagtaagtcgtaaatatattttttatcctcTAGCTTTGAAAATATATGATTTATAATTATTGATCTATATACTTCGTGACAATTAACTTATTACAGTCATGTAGTATTAgtgttaaaattgtatttgtttagtgggacaatgcacattaatgaacatctaACATTtacatgtgccagattgtagccaatggctaatttccatctgcagtctccGGCAGGTTGATGGTGTATACAACAAGGTccataaaaaaacatgtacagAAAAGTTAGAGAGCACCAACATCAGACATAAACAGTACAACAGAATACACAGattcaaatatatattaatataaataaaaccaATTGGAGACCTATATAAAACAGCTGGTTGCTGCATGACCTCAGTTTAGGACAAATCAAGAATAAAGTCTCCATAGTAGTTGAAGGTAGATAAGTGCTAAAGTGCAAGTGTGCTAAGTTGTTGCATATAAGGTAAAGCGCTGGTATTGTTGCACATAGCCCTTTTGCACAAGTAGTTAGCATTAACAGATGTGTTAATGCATAGAAAAGTgcatacaaaaaaaagaaatatatgtctggaaccaattaacagttaTAAACGAGGGACGAATGTAGACACAATAAGGCTTGAAAGTGTGAAGTGGAATCGCATTGCATTGTGGGTTATGCTGGGTTCTGAATcgcttatttacatggctgaatGCAAAACTAtgtgttaaaagtattttttcctTTAACAAGTTTTAAACATGGCGGCATCATTAACTGCCCTAATTCTGGTCATGATTGCTTCAGGGAAATAAGGATTTGGTGAGACTTTTCTCATTTCCAGCATGAAAGCCAAGCCGAAGAAAGTCGGGTCACAAAGCTAATAAAGAGACGGCGAATAGCCTGGAAAGCAGCCGTGAgacgatcaaacatgacttttaacgccatcacctagTACATGTTGATGTGTTCACGGCATTTTCAGACTGGTACGTACCAAGGCATGTTTTATTCTTTTtcacattagcattagcaaggTAGCTTTGGGCGACAAACAACGTACtgtattttgggggaaaaaaagcatgttttcTGTTTACTGTTTACTAATGAGTATAATTTTTGGAGAAGTAGCGCAGTTATCAAagtatttaaaagtaataattgtctttttttttgggagggggggtGGCACTCTGAAAGTTCTTCACCGGTATAACAACTCACTGTTGATGACATACTGCATATACTAGTTTGGTTTCGACAATGGCGGCAGCCACTtatgccttcagtgatgtccgacttcaatgattacctctcaaaataccataatttatgtcaccccaTGACCGTTGCTGGATAAATActgtacagaaacacatttacgcactactgggtcttgaaacacatcaacaaaacaggttattttcttgcgcatttaaaaatcaaataaACCCGCataagcaattaaaacatattttatgtggtactgtccaaattaaaatggtaaaaaacattaaacgtgaaaaaattaagaaataaagtatttgaactcacaatttgtagaacccattcgacgccttataagccagtggtaccgctcgtagtcggttaattcgagtggaagtggcagACATTTCCCCATtttatcgccagaacagctgagctagcttccggggttggccgacatcgtctcacaagatgtagtttctctttaaatatccttcttgaaaacggCCTTGCAAAAATATATCTGCCACCCAATCaacgtttttttcttcttctatgtgggttaaaaaagtagctatatTAAATTCTTGCGCTAACGTGTGGCTCTGCTGATCTGCATAGCACCGCCACGGCTCAAacaagtgagaatccaatcacaggacgcgtaaatgtcagaaggctttactgacaacaactagtgatctgattggctatcgcaattatctatcaactgtatgtgtacgttcacttacagtgcacagacattgttgattctgaaggccccaggcagattttgtacagcagggcaacataagctagctgaattctgattggataacaactaacttaaaaacaacagcactggaaggagcataatatgacatgaagagaatatgaatacttttagatatttagggaaagtaaaataaaaaaacaattgtatctttaattatgatcataatttctggttatgttaggccagcagagaaggccttgctggccctgacggcagacCAAGGATATTTTAGTAATCTCTTATCAAAAACCGCAATTGTAGTCAAAGTGTTTGTGTAGGGGTTTCTTTGCCTTAACTGCCTGtcctgggttttgtttttccgagATAAGACACTTTTATGGCCTACAGTATGCAACGCAATTTTAGAGCCTTTTGAGACGTCTCCAAACCCCCACCTCTGTGAATAGGACAAAGACTGTTGTGATGTCGGGTTGATCACTAAATTATGTTTTCAGTCAAATGTTACTCTCCAAATAGGTTTCTTTTATGATTGATGTTGTCAACGGCCTTGCCCAATGTTCAGCCAAAACGTTCCTGATTTTGCTAGTGTCACAAATTAGACAGGATGTGTTTTGCTCATTCCTCCTTCCCCCTGCGAGGATAGGACATTTCGCCCCTCAACTCCCTCCATTTTGAAAGCATATAAGATTTGAAGTattttgtctctctctctctcctttatTTCTTCAGTAGCAAACACCCTCTCTACTTTGTAATCTGTAATCTgatattgaaagagtaaaagaaaacacattttggggtataacaaatagatgataaaataattggaaatctcatataaaaaatatacaacataaagtagcaagaaacacatcaataatgaataaagcaaaacatgttctagaccaaaaattacttcatattctttactgctcgctagtgttaccatatctcagttactgtgtagaaatatggggaaataactacaaatgtgctcttcattcactaactgtcaaaaaatatcaattaaaataatacataatattggATATAGAGAATATACAAACCATTTATTTAtcaaatcacaaatattgaaattccacgatttggtgcatttacagctaaaattatgtataaagccaactataacctgctacccaagaatgtacaacaattcttctcaacaaaaggggagaaatataaccttagaggaaaatctaatttaaaacatttgtatgctcgtacaccacttaaaacttttagtatatctgtatgtggaattaaattatgaaatggattaaccaaagaactcaaacaaagcaccaatatgattcagtttaagagactgttcaaactacaagcgttcacaaagtacacagaacaagaattatgatgaacatcttgaacccttttttttttaaattgagacaaagattatttatgcatttaatatttgtttgcttactatggtatattatttatttgttcactgttctgttagagagaacaaggaaattggataaaattgctacggTATTAAAAGGGGtagtattaaataagctctgtttcttcctactttTTTTTCGAACGTGCtgtcatgaaacaactggaaatgtgtgacgcataactttgtatcgtatgcatgttccaaataaactgaaactgaactgaactgatggTATTTGAGtctaaaaaaacacttaaaaagacCTTGGACACAGCTTACACAAATGTCTTGTTCATTGGACATGCTTTTATGGATCAATTCTACTTATTTTATTTAGGTAGAGAGCCTTTGTAGTAGGGTACAATTCGTCTCGGTGCGGTccttcgatttttaaaaaatgttgtatGATCCATTTTAATTCAGTTTGTTGTTCTCTCTCACATTACCATGGGTAATGTAAACAAAACATACTTACGTCCAACAAAAATGGCTAACCggctcccacaatgcattgcgaaatcaCGTGCCCTTTCGAGCCCTGTTTAACATGTGGGCCCTGAGCCCTAGACTACAAGTGTGAGAGGCTCCAGAGCGTACCTACGTGGGAGCACAGCCAGGACTGAAGCCTACACTGACCAAGATTCGGGCCCCTGTGACCCCCGCTAGGACAAAAGGGCTTCAATACCTGCTGGGGTTAAGACCATAGCTTGCAGCAGGTCAGACAGTGAGATGATGCCTCTCACCACGTCACCTCTGTCCACCAGCACCAGCCGATGGACCTGGGTTGAGACGTAAAAGAGGATGTTCTAGAGCAGAAGCTCACACCGCGGAAAGGACACACCCACCTCAGCTGTGACTAAACGGTCTATGACGGTCTCCAGTGTTTCATCCGGATAGCACTTGATCACGCCCTCCACGAAACACGTGCGCCGACAAAGGGCCTCCAGCATGGTCACATGGAGATTGTTGTAGGTCTTCTGAGCCGCCAGATTCTGTCGGCGATCCGGTGATGTGAGAACAGTTTTTGGATGAACCATCTCCGCCGCAGTACTTACGATAACATCAAATTTTGAGTAGAGTGCCACCACTTTGCCTGGTGAAAACAAACAGTATAAATGTACGAAGCCAGGAACATTTTGGAGAACATTAGAACATACCTCCTTCATCAACCACTGGAAGTGCAGACACCCTCCTATCTACAAATATGGCAAGTGCGTCGTAAAGTGTCGCTGTTTGGTGGACAGTGGCAATGTTTCTGAAAGTTCCTATTCCCAGCTCCTGGATCTGCCTGTGAAGGAACACAGGCTTGGGAACCTTTTTCCCCTGGCAGCACAGCCCAGACAAATCacacaaaaatataaatacatcatAGAATATGTGCCCATGAACTTAAAGGGTGAGCTTGCTCACAAATATATGGAGGAACTTAAGGATCCTTTTGTGGGTCAGAATGTGCAGGACGTTCCCCGACTGCGGATCTATGACGGGCAGTCTGTGGATCTTGTGTTTGAGTAAGGAATAGATGGCGTCGAAGAGGCTTGGGAAAGAGACGAGATGGATCAAAATTACCTGTGTGAAGACAAAACCTCCCTAAACCAGTCCCGTTCTATTGTGCTGCAAACCTTTTTGGTctaactactatagtttttaactTGTTAATGTTTCTATATTCATAACCATCTCCCCTACCCTTTGCTACTGTCACCACCTGCTGCCACTTTTGTATTTTCAGTTCCCCCTTTTTGGTGCAATTGACCGTGCATTCTTACATTTCTCCTTCCCCCTAGAGTTCCTGTGTTCCCCTTTGGTGGAGGAGTTGTGCACAGTGGCACTCTAGTCCTACTTAAGCAGTGCCTTGGCAGCTGGATGACACTTGGTGATTCTAATCCTCGGCTCTCGGAGCATGACAATTTCGATGCTAATAGTTATTTGCGACTAGGccattcccagtgccatccagcttggtgttgtttttgtagttagcacgtcttgcaactccgacccaagtttagtttatttttgttCAAAGTagtttatgtttttttccatGGTGCACATTGTTTTGTCCTGTTTGCACCGTCACCTTTTGTTCCCTCCTTTGAAGAGTGCTTTTGTGAGTACATGACCGAAGTAAAAGAACTGTTTTACTCACCTTCCGTTTACAtcctgtcccaccgtgctgcctaaacTATAAAAGTTAGaccaaaaatgtttccagtaGCACAAATGATTGGGACAAATTTAGGAAGATTTTAACATAGTTGGGGCGGGAGGATGGTAAAGTTacataaaacgttaataaatTAGAAACTATAATGGttaaaccaaaaaaattggcagcacaaacaaatgagacATACTTGTGGAtatttttgacatagttgggaggTGTGCGGGCGTGGGAGTCTAGGTATGCTTGATAAcaataattacacattaataacataaaacattaataacttgaaaactataatagttagaacaAAACGTTTTGCAGCATATacgtagcacaaacgattgggaaaaGTTTGGGATGATTTGGACAAGACGGGGGTTGGGGGGATGGATGACATCACTGGTTAGAAAATGTACATTAGAATTACTTACAAAAACCGTAACAAACGTTTGGGAAAAGTTTGGGGGGATTAGAAGGGTTGGGGGTGGCAACTTCACACAGGTATCAAAATTATTCCTATTTTCTAAAGGCAGCTTTCATACTCACCTGGCATCTGGAGAAATGCTAATCAGAAGCGGAGGGGAAGACTTCAAGTACACATCTAAACAAGACAAGGTTAAGAGGACTTAGAAGATTAACTGGTTTTgggacggagctcttaactcagaacacttgtatctcaaattaacGTCGTCCACTGAAATTCTTTTAAATTAATCTAACTTATGTTTGGCCCCACCAAAGCAGCACCCTTTttacatgtaacatgtcttttgAAAAAGAAATGCAAACTTCTGGATTagaaatattgtattaaaaataatacaataaaaaggaCTACTACTAACTAGtttgatgaagtaatgtaataatattatatataatatactttctAGGTTCTCTCTGTCTGGCTGctttccgtcaaacacaccatcagcagcctctccatattttcatggataaatgtcagtcatttagatattattttaacatccttggctgaTGTTAGACtccttctgcttcagtatggtgcagactatcgGTCATACGCTCAAATTGCTTCACCAAGGTCCGGTTTTTGGTGATTAATTTCTTCAATTCAATGAACATCCTCGACTTATTCTtcccagcactgtccttcacactcacgttcgtctttcccatgcttggaaaaacaaagttatgtccatgtcTAGCTTTAAGCCAAtgttagcgagtaagaccagatcttACAGGGTATGCTGTGACATTTGCTAAAGCGTAAGAATTTGCAGAGAGACAGCTTTAATCTCAAAACACTTTAACGTTGGGACACACTGagtttgaggtaccactgtacttgaAAACATGGACCAAATATTGTGTTATGATATATTTAAAGCTCACaaatctgtaataataataattaattgaagTATTCCCCATTGACACAGTCTGGCCGTCGCCgtgttcaaactttttccacatatTGAAAAATCAAACACTAAAGGATGCCTTTGATAATTAGGGaccgcacaggtgtcaaactcctgACTCTGGGAggcatttaatttggcccgcggaACCATATGGAAATTGATGTGCATCTGGCCAGCATGGCAAACTTCAgcgaaaagaaaacaaaaaaacaactctcCATAGCAGTTTTTGTAACAAAAGCCTTTGTAGAGGCCACAGTGGTATTAATAGGATGCATAGCACTGACCATTCTCACTAAGGGTGTCAGAGTACCACCAAAAGTAGCAATAATTTAAATGTACAAGGCTAGAAACAACACCACTTTAAGTATTAAACCCTGTTCGTACAACATACCATATTAAAGAAGCATGATAATACAGCACAATCAAAAGTGATTAAGGTTAAAAACAACAAAGCATGCTGGGAAGCAGTCGCTTCTCAGGTGCTGAAAACTCCTGTATTGCCCTTGTTTACCAACGTCCTGACTGAAGTCACAACTCCTCAGGTTATAAAATATTGTAGCTTTAGCCCGGATGTTCAAAGCA
This sequence is a window from Nerophis lumbriciformis linkage group LG23, RoL_Nlum_v2.1, whole genome shotgun sequence. Protein-coding genes within it:
- the prkag3a gene encoding 5'-AMP-activated protein kinase subunit gamma-1 isoform X2; amino-acid sequence: MQIVHTANSQEAATFREADVTVYMDFMKTHCCYDAIPTSCKLVIFDTKLQVQKAFYALVANSLRAAPLWDSKLQKFVGMLTITDFINILHCYYKSPLVQMYELESHKIETWRDVYLKSSPPLLISISPDASLFDAIYSLLKHKIHRLPVIDPQSGNVLHILTHKRILKFLHIFGKKVPKPVFLHRQIQELGIGTFRNIATVHQTATLYDALAIFVDRRVSALPVVDEGGKVVALYSKFDVINLAAQKTYNNLHVTMLEALCRRTCFVEGVIKCYPDETLETVIDRLVTAEVHRLVLVDRGDVVRGIISLSDLLQAMVLTPAGIEALLS
- the prkag3a gene encoding 5'-AMP-activated protein kinase subunit gamma-1 isoform X3 is translated as MQIVHTANSQEAATFREADVTVYMDFMKTHCCYDAIPTSCKLVIFDTKLQVQKAFYALVANSLRAAPLWDSKLQKFVGMLTITDFINILHCYYKSPLVQMYELESHKIETWRDVYLKSSPPLLISISPDASLFDAIYSLLKHKIHRLPVIDPQSGNVLHILTHKRILKFLHIFGKKVPKPVFLHRQIQELGIGTFRNIATVHQTATLYDALAIFVDRRVSALPVVDEGGKVVALYSKFDVIVSTAAEMVHPKTVLTSPDRRQNLAAQKTYNNLHVTMLEALCRRTCFVEGVIKCYPDETLETVIDRLVTAEVGPSAGAGGQR
- the prkag3a gene encoding 5'-AMP-activated protein kinase subunit gamma-1 isoform X1; this translates as MQIVHTANSQEAATFREADVTVYMDFMKTHCCYDAIPTSCKLVIFDTKLQVQKAFYALVANSLRAAPLWDSKLQKFVGMLTITDFINILHCYYKSPLVQMYELESHKIETWRDVYLKSSPPLLISISPDASLFDAIYSLLKHKIHRLPVIDPQSGNVLHILTHKRILKFLHIFGKKVPKPVFLHRQIQELGIGTFRNIATVHQTATLYDALAIFVDRRVSALPVVDEGGKVVALYSKFDVIVSTAAEMVHPKTVLTSPDRRQNLAAQKTYNNLHVTMLEALCRRTCFVEGVIKCYPDETLETVIDRLVTAEVHRLVLVDRGDVVRGIISLSDLLQAMVLTPAGIEALLS